A single region of the Vicia villosa cultivar HV-30 ecotype Madison, WI linkage group LG4, Vvil1.0, whole genome shotgun sequence genome encodes:
- the LOC131596013 gene encoding probable receptor-like protein kinase At1g11050: protein MENNNHQFMFLPFLIFFTFLIATASSASCPIDLSYVETFPWDTSTCRDPIDTQHCCQSLLSLIGIGLAKHLKETQLFQFPNENISSACLQDFKLKLSSLKIQPSLVHTCFPNSTQFVTNTSSCAGISNITDWKQKVGMISPLDTSCNGDLKSETTCSICTDAGFKVTSQLTDIDPKNSTKCFYFSILYAIGIVNQFGPTDPAAAACILGMPLSSTGSSNNGKVLKLVFGLLGAIVGVVLAFVLILMYKKWNKMRRENLYHRSVENSVRDSVLPNTGAKWFHISELEKATNKFSLKNKIGQGGDGVVYKGTLSDGTLVAVKEILDLETRGDEEFCYEVEIISKIKHRYLLALRGCCVTSHSVRGKRRFLVYDYMPNGSLSYQLSVNGANKLTWPQRKNIILDVAKGLAYLHYEIKPPIFHRDIKATNILLDSKMKAKVADFGLAKQGNEGQSHLTTRVAGTYGYLAPEYALYGQLTEKSDVYSFGIVILEVMSGRKVLDTMNSPVVLITDWAWSLAKSGKVDEIFDQSIRDEGPEKIMERFVLVGILCAHAMVALRPTIAEALKMLEGDIDIPNLPDRPVPLGHESFQSSLLNGMQQSGRSTPFTSFYSSNMSSFSRN from the coding sequence ATGGAAAATAATAACCACCAATTCATGTTCCTTCCCTTTCTTATCTTCTTCACCTTTCTCATAGCTACTGCTTCTTCTGCATCATGTCCTATAGATCTCAGCTACGTTGAAACCTTTCCATGGGACACATCAACCTGCAGAGACCCAATTGACACACAACACTGTTGTCAATCACTTCTCAGTCTTATTGGTATAGGACTTGCAAAACACCTCAAAGAAACTCAACTCTTTCAATTCCCAAATGAAAACATTTCCTCAGCATGTTTACAAGATTTCAAACTCAAACTTTCATCCTTAAAAATCCAACCCTCGTTAGTCCATACTTGTTTCCCAAACTCAACTCAGTTTGTCACCAACACTTCAAGCTGTGCAGGTATATCAAACATCACTGACTGGAAACAAAAAGTTGGTATGATTAGTCCTTTAGATACTTCTTGTAATGGTGATTTGAAATCTGAAACCACTTGTAGCATTTGTACTGATGCTGGTTTTAAAGTCACTTCTCAGCTTACAGATATTGATCCAAAAAATTCAACCAAGTGTTTTTACTTTTCAATTTTGTATGCTATTGGTATTGTGAATCAGTTTGGTCCTACAGATCCTGCAGCAGCTGCTTGTATACTTGGTATGCCACTTTCATCAACAGGGTCATCAAATAATGGAAAAGTACtgaaacttgtttttggtttattAGGTGCTATTGTTGGTGTTGTTCTTGCTTTTGTGTTGATTCTTATGTATAAAAAATGGAATAAGATGAGAAGGGAAAATCTTTATCACAGGTCAGTTGAAAACAGTGTTAGAGACAGTGTTTTGCCTAATACAGGAGCTAAATGGTTTCACATATCAGAACTTGAAAAGGCTACAAACAAGTtttcattgaagaataagattggTCAAGGTGGTGATGGTGTTGTGTACAAAGGAACACTTTCAGATGGAACTTTGGTTGCTGTGAAAGAAATTCTTGATTTGGAAACTAGAGGAGATGAAGAGTTTTGTTATGAAGTTGAGATTATAAGCAAAATTAAGCATAGGTATCTTCTTGCTTTGAGAGGTTGTTGTGTTACAAGTCATAGTGTGAGAGGTAAGAGAAGGTTTTTGGTTTATGATTACATGCCGAATGGAAGCTTAAGCTATCAGCTATCAGTTAACGGTGCTAATAAGCTAACTTGGCCACAAAGGAAGAATATTATACTTGATGTAGCTAAAGGGCTAGCTTATTTGCATTACGAGATCAAACCGCCGATTTTTCATCGCGATATTAAGGCGACGAATATACTTTTGGACTCGAAAATGAAAGCGAAGGTCGCTGATTTCGGATTGGCGAAACAAGGTAATGAAGGACAGTCTCATCTAACAACAAGAGTGGCAGGAACATATGGCTATTTAGCACCTGAGTATGCTTTATATGGACAGTTGACAGAAAAAAGTGATGTTTATAGTTTTGGTATAGTGATACTTGAGGTAATGAGTGGTAGAAAAGTGCTTGATACAATGAATTCACCAGTTGTTTTGATAACTGATTGGGCTTGGTCACTAGCGAAATCCGGAAAAGTCGATGAAATATTTGATCAATCAATTAGAGATGAAGGGCCAGAGAAAATCATGGAAAGGTTTGTGCTTGTTGGAATTCTTTGTGCTCATGCAATGGTTGCATTGAGGCCTACTATAGCAGAAGCACTTAAGATGTTGGAAGGTGATATTGATATTCCTAATTTGCCTGATAGACCTGTGCCACTTGGTCATGAATCTTTTCAATCTTCTCTTTTGAATGGTATGCAACAAAGTGGAAGATCAACACCTTTTACTTCATTTTATTCTTCAAATATGAGCTCATTTAGTAGAAACTGA